In a single window of the Bacillus mycoides genome:
- a CDS encoding M4 family metallopeptidase, whose amino-acid sequence MKRKSLALVLATGMAVTTFGGTGSAFADSKNVLSTKKYNETVQSPEFISGDLTGATGKKAESVVFDYLNAAKGDYKLGEKSAQDSFKVKQVKKDAVTDSTVVRMQQVYEGVPVWGSTQVAHVSKDGSLKVLSGTVAPDLDKKEKLKNKNKIEGAKAIEIAQQDLGVTPKYEVDPKADLYVYQNGEETTYAYVVNLNFLEPNPGNYYYFIEAESGKVLNKYNKLDHVTNDDKSPVKQDAPKQEAKAVVKPVTGTNKVGTGKGVLGDTKSLNTTLSGSSYYLQDNTRGATIFTYDAKNRSTLPGTLWADADNVFNAAYDAAAVDAHYYAGKTYDYYKATFNRNSINDAGAPLKSTVHYGSKYNNAFWNGSQMVYGDGDGVTFTSLSGGIDVIGHELTHAVTENSSDLIYQNESGALNEAISDIFGTLVEFYDNRNPDWEIGEDIYTPGQAGDALRSMSDPAKYGDPDHYSKRYTGSSDNGGVHTNSGIINKQAYLLANGGTHSGVTVTGIGKDKLGAIYYRANTQYFTQSTTFSQARAGAVQAAADLYGASSAEVAAVKQSFSAVGVN is encoded by the coding sequence ATGAAAAGAAAGAGTTTAGCGTTAGTGTTAGCGACAGGAATGGCAGTTACTACGTTCGGAGGGACAGGCTCTGCATTTGCGGATTCTAAAAATGTGCTCTCTACTAAGAAGTACAATGAGACGGTACAGTCACCTGAGTTTATTTCTGGTGATCTAACTGGAGCGACTGGTAAGAAAGCGGAATCTGTTGTATTTGATTACTTAAACGCGGCAAAAGGTGATTATAAGTTAGGGGAAAAGAGTGCGCAAGATTCTTTTAAAGTGAAACAAGTGAAAAAAGACGCTGTAACTGATTCAACAGTAGTACGTATGCAACAAGTTTACGAGGGAGTACCTGTATGGGGATCTACTCAAGTAGCTCACGTAAGTAAAGATGGTTCTTTAAAGGTATTGTCTGGAACAGTTGCGCCTGATTTAGACAAGAAGGAAAAGTTGAAAAATAAAAATAAGATTGAAGGCGCAAAAGCAATTGAAATCGCGCAACAAGATTTAGGAGTAACACCTAAATACGAAGTGGATCCAAAAGCGGATTTATATGTATATCAAAATGGTGAAGAAACGACATATGCATACGTTGTGAATTTAAACTTCTTAGAGCCCAATCCAGGAAACTATTACTATTTCATTGAAGCGGAAAGCGGTAAAGTGTTAAATAAATATAATAAACTTGATCATGTAACGAATGATGATAAGTCACCAGTTAAGCAAGATGCTCCTAAACAGGAAGCGAAAGCGGTTGTAAAGCCTGTAACAGGAACGAATAAAGTGGGAACTGGTAAAGGTGTATTAGGAGATACGAAATCGCTTAATACAACGTTATCTGGATCATCTTACTATTTACAAGATAATACGCGCGGAGCAACAATTTTCACATATGATGCGAAAAACCGCTCAACATTACCAGGAACATTATGGGCAGATGCAGATAATGTTTTCAATGCAGCGTATGATGCAGCGGCAGTAGATGCTCATTACTATGCAGGTAAAACATATGATTACTATAAAGCTACATTTAACAGAAACTCTATTAATGATGCAGGAGCACCATTAAAATCAACAGTTCATTACGGAAGTAAGTATAATAATGCATTCTGGAACGGCTCACAAATGGTATACGGAGATGGTGATGGTGTAACATTCACTTCATTATCTGGTGGCATTGATGTAATTGGCCATGAATTAACACATGCTGTTACGGAAAATAGCTCGGATTTAATTTATCAAAATGAATCAGGAGCGTTAAATGAAGCAATTTCTGATATTTTTGGTACTTTAGTAGAATTCTATGATAACCGTAACCCAGATTGGGAGATTGGTGAAGATATTTATACACCTGGTCAGGCGGGAGATGCACTTCGTTCTATGAGTGATCCAGCGAAATATGGTGACCCAGACCATTATTCTAAGCGTTACACTGGTTCAAGTGATAACGGTGGCGTTCATACAAACAGTGGTATTATTAACAAACAAGCTTATTTATTAGCAAATGGTGGTACGCATTCTGGTGTAACTGTAACTGGTATCGGTAAAGATAAATTAGGTGCGATTTACTACCGTGCAAATACACAGTATTTCACGCAATCTACTACATTTAGTCAAGCACGTGCTGGTGCAGTACAAGCTGCAGCTGATTTATATGGTGCTAGCTCTGCAGAAGTAGCAGCAGTTAAGCAATCATTTAGTGCTGTTGGTGTAAACTAA
- a CDS encoding ArsR/SmtB family transcription factor: MAENKVETQQEACSQTVIHEEIVDQVKQTIPTDESLSKVAELFKVLGDRTRTRILHALFEAEMCVCDLAYLLGMTQSSISHQLRVLKQAKLVKNRKEGKVVYYSLADQHVIHIFEQAFEHVNEEE; this comes from the coding sequence ATGGCTGAAAATAAAGTAGAAACGCAACAGGAAGCATGTTCTCAGACGGTAATTCACGAGGAAATCGTGGATCAAGTAAAACAAACAATTCCGACTGATGAAAGTTTAAGTAAAGTAGCAGAATTATTTAAAGTATTAGGTGACCGTACACGTACGAGAATATTACATGCATTATTTGAAGCTGAAATGTGTGTTTGTGATTTAGCTTATTTATTAGGAATGACGCAATCTTCAATCTCACATCAGCTTCGTGTATTAAAGCAAGCGAAGCTTGTAAAGAACCGTAAAGAAGGAAAGGTAGTTTATTACTCATTAGCTGATCAACACGTAATTCATATCTTCGAGCAAGCGTTTGAACACGTAAACGAGGAAGAATAA
- a CDS encoding glycerophosphoryl diester phosphodiesterase membrane domain-containing protein: MQHRKRLSIPGVMGHSFQTVRFAFWNVLTFQLAYKLLAAIVFVPLFGIIFNKLLYFGGYANATNDELLAFLKTPYGILAIVILSLLALFLIFTEFAVLIIISYFAHKRQKVKLRPILYKTVTYLPTLFTYCLPGFILYAVVLLPLLNLGYETALIPQIQIPNFITGELFKTTMGQVGYYTFFAVVAYLNLRWIFVLPIVVLEQKPFRTAARKSATLVKESFFKVLFFLVGFFISIGIVYGVFFGMYLLCLWGMYEFTNPQGTFALLAESTMSVFLTSTLYLFSFIVTPFYIMAITRLYLQKVPVEDVLLEEGLDYSKTKADKCFFQKHRWKFIGVYIVGIITAGMVVAFIVTFISNSYKEPIIMAHRGYISKGVENTKEALQGAIDAKADYAEIDVLQTKDGELAVIHDLKLKRLANANVHVSDLTMEELRQLTLSQDGFSGQISTLDEIIKLAKGKIKLNIEVKLHGGEKDFVNKVLKAIKDNEFEKQCVIQTLHYPLIKEFKRANPNIKVGYILYASRANLKNVKADFYVAEEYMLNKKLVKEARKLNKPIYVWTVNDMESLKAYYKLNVDGIITDYPEDARETIKMLKEQEDRESDMFDKITETTEDLFSKLFMIYPAAG; this comes from the coding sequence ATGCAACACCGTAAAAGACTATCTATACCAGGGGTAATGGGACATTCCTTTCAAACAGTTAGATTTGCTTTTTGGAATGTATTAACCTTTCAACTTGCTTATAAATTATTAGCAGCGATTGTATTTGTCCCGCTATTTGGGATCATTTTTAATAAGTTATTGTATTTTGGTGGTTATGCAAATGCGACGAATGATGAATTATTAGCGTTTTTAAAGACACCATACGGCATTTTGGCAATCGTAATTTTATCATTGTTAGCACTGTTTCTTATCTTTACGGAATTTGCGGTGCTTATTATCATTTCGTACTTCGCTCATAAAAGACAAAAGGTGAAATTACGTCCGATTTTATATAAAACCGTAACGTATTTACCTACTCTTTTCACATATTGCTTACCAGGATTTATTTTATATGCTGTCGTATTGTTACCTCTTTTAAATCTTGGATATGAAACGGCATTAATTCCGCAAATTCAAATTCCTAACTTTATTACAGGAGAACTGTTTAAGACAACGATGGGACAAGTTGGTTATTACACGTTCTTTGCTGTAGTTGCGTATTTGAACCTTCGCTGGATTTTTGTTCTACCTATTGTTGTTTTAGAGCAAAAGCCGTTTCGCACAGCAGCACGTAAAAGTGCAACGTTAGTAAAAGAAAGTTTTTTTAAAGTACTATTCTTTTTAGTAGGATTTTTTATTTCAATAGGGATTGTGTACGGGGTATTTTTTGGAATGTATTTATTGTGTCTATGGGGCATGTATGAATTTACAAATCCACAGGGAACATTTGCATTATTAGCAGAATCAACAATGTCTGTATTTTTAACGAGTACATTGTATTTATTTAGTTTTATCGTGACGCCATTTTATATTATGGCAATAACACGATTGTATTTACAAAAGGTTCCGGTTGAAGATGTTTTATTAGAAGAAGGATTAGATTATTCGAAAACAAAAGCAGATAAATGTTTCTTCCAAAAACATCGTTGGAAATTTATTGGTGTATATATTGTAGGAATTATTACTGCCGGAATGGTCGTTGCCTTCATTGTAACGTTTATTTCAAATTCATATAAAGAACCAATTATTATGGCTCATCGTGGTTATATTTCAAAAGGTGTAGAGAATACGAAAGAAGCTCTGCAGGGGGCTATTGATGCCAAAGCAGACTACGCTGAAATTGATGTACTGCAAACAAAAGACGGTGAACTAGCAGTTATACATGATTTGAAGCTAAAACGTCTTGCGAATGCTAATGTTCACGTGTCAGATTTAACGATGGAGGAGTTAAGACAGCTTACCCTTAGTCAAGATGGGTTTTCAGGACAAATAAGTACACTTGATGAGATCATTAAGCTGGCAAAAGGAAAAATCAAACTTAATATTGAAGTGAAGCTCCATGGTGGCGAAAAAGATTTCGTAAACAAAGTATTAAAAGCGATTAAAGATAATGAATTTGAGAAGCAATGTGTCATTCAAACGTTACACTATCCGCTTATTAAAGAGTTTAAACGTGCAAATCCAAATATAAAAGTAGGATACATACTGTATGCGAGTAGAGCTAACTTAAAGAATGTGAAGGCTGATTTTTATGTAGCAGAAGAATACATGTTAAATAAGAAATTAGTAAAAGAAGCAAGGAAGCTAAACAAGCCAATTTACGTATGGACAGTAAATGATATGGAAAGTTTAAAGGCATATTATAAGTTAAACGTGGATGGTATCATTACCGATTATCCTGAAGACGCACGTGAAACAATTAAGATGTTAAAAGAGCAAGAAGATCGTGAAAGTGATATGTTTGATAAAATTACCGAGACGACAGAAGATCTATTTTCAAAGTTATTTATGATCTATCCAGCTGCTGGCTAA
- a CDS encoding amino acid permease, producing MANLFKKKSVTQLLGESKSKTLTKTLGAFDLTMLGIGAIIGTGVLVLTGLVAARDAGPAVIFSFMIAAIVCGFAALCYAEVASALPVSGSVYTYSYATIGEFVAHLMGWTLLSVYVVTTAAVAGGWTGYFNNLVSGLGLEIPKALLTIPSQGGMVNLPAVIVTLVITWLLSRGTKESKRVNNIMVLIKIGIVVLFIAVGVFYVKPENWIPFAPYGLSGVFAGGAAVFFAFLGFDALATSAEEVKNPQRDLPIGIIASLVICTIIYVVVCLVMTGMVSYKELDVPEAMAYVLEVVGQDKVAGVIAIGAVIGIMAVIFAYIYATTRVFFAMSRDGLLPKSFAKINKKTEAPTFSVWLTGIGSALIAGFIDLKELSNLANIGALLTFAMVGVTVIILRKTHPKLQRGFMVPLVPILPIISVASCLFLMVNLPLKTWIYFGVWLAIGVVVYFVYSKKHSHLKDDGSSQDSLEKAN from the coding sequence GTGGCCAACCTATTTAAAAAGAAATCCGTTACGCAATTGTTAGGGGAAAGTAAAAGTAAAACTTTGACGAAAACGCTAGGGGCATTTGACCTAACAATGCTAGGGATTGGTGCGATAATTGGTACAGGAGTTCTAGTATTAACTGGATTAGTAGCAGCAAGAGATGCTGGTCCAGCAGTTATTTTTTCATTTATGATTGCAGCAATTGTTTGTGGATTTGCAGCTTTATGTTATGCAGAGGTTGCATCTGCACTTCCTGTTTCAGGTAGTGTGTACACATATTCATATGCAACAATTGGTGAGTTTGTTGCCCATTTAATGGGATGGACATTGCTATCCGTATATGTCGTAACGACTGCCGCAGTAGCTGGCGGATGGACAGGTTATTTCAATAATTTAGTGAGTGGATTGGGACTTGAAATTCCAAAAGCGTTGTTAACGATTCCATCGCAAGGTGGTATGGTGAACTTACCCGCAGTTATCGTTACGTTGGTGATAACTTGGTTATTATCGCGAGGTACAAAAGAAAGTAAGCGTGTGAATAACATAATGGTATTAATTAAAATTGGTATTGTTGTTTTATTCATTGCAGTTGGTGTATTCTACGTGAAACCAGAAAACTGGATACCATTTGCACCGTATGGCTTAAGTGGAGTCTTTGCCGGAGGAGCAGCAGTATTCTTCGCTTTCTTAGGATTTGATGCATTAGCAACTTCTGCTGAAGAAGTGAAAAATCCACAACGTGATTTGCCGATTGGTATTATTGCTTCATTAGTCATTTGTACAATCATTTATGTTGTAGTTTGTCTCGTTATGACAGGTATGGTTTCTTATAAGGAATTAGATGTACCTGAAGCGATGGCCTATGTATTAGAAGTTGTAGGACAAGATAAAGTGGCTGGTGTAATCGCTATTGGAGCTGTAATTGGTATTATGGCTGTAATTTTCGCATACATCTACGCTACGACACGTGTATTCTTCGCTATGAGCCGTGACGGTTTATTGCCAAAATCTTTTGCGAAAATTAACAAGAAGACAGAAGCACCAACATTTTCAGTTTGGTTAACAGGAATTGGTAGTGCTTTAATTGCCGGATTTATCGATTTAAAAGAATTGTCGAATTTAGCGAATATTGGAGCGTTATTAACATTTGCGATGGTTGGTGTAACTGTCATCATTCTTCGTAAAACGCATCCGAAATTACAACGTGGATTTATGGTACCACTTGTACCAATCTTACCGATTATTTCAGTTGCAAGCTGTCTATTCTTAATGGTAAATCTACCGTTAAAAACATGGATATACTTCGGTGTTTGGTTAGCAATCGGAGTGGTTGTATACTTTGTTTATTCGAAAAAACATAGTCATTTAAAAGACGATGGAAGTTCGCAAGATAGTTTAGAAAAAGCTAATTAA
- the ald gene encoding alanine dehydrogenase codes for MRIGVPAEIKNNENRVAMTPAGVVHLVRNNHEVFIQKDAGVGSGFTDAQYVEAGAKIVDTAEEAWNMEMVMKVKEPVESEYKHFSEGLILFTYLHLAPEPELTKALIEKKVVAIAYETVQLENRSLPLLAPMSEVAGRMAAQIGAQFLEKNKGGKGILLAGVPGVKRGKVTIIGGGQAGTNAAKIAVGLGADVTIIDLSAERLRQLDDIFGNQVKTLMSNPYNIAEAVKESDLVIGAVLIPGAKAPKLVTEEMIKSMEQGSVVVDIAIDQGGIFETTDRITTHDNPTYEKHGVVHYAVANMPGAVPRTSTLALTNVTVPYAVQIANKGYKEACLGNTALLKGINTLEGYVTFEAVAEAHGVEYKGAKELLEAETVSC; via the coding sequence ATGCGTATTGGGGTACCAGCAGAAATTAAAAACAACGAAAACCGTGTGGCAATGACACCAGCAGGTGTTGTACATTTAGTTCGTAACAATCACGAAGTATTCATTCAAAAGGACGCAGGTGTAGGATCTGGTTTCACAGATGCTCAGTATGTTGAAGCGGGAGCGAAAATTGTTGATACGGCTGAAGAAGCTTGGAACATGGAAATGGTTATGAAAGTTAAGGAACCAGTTGAAAGCGAATACAAACACTTCAGCGAAGGTTTAATCTTATTCACATACTTACACTTAGCTCCAGAACCAGAATTAACAAAAGCGTTAATTGAAAAGAAAGTTGTTGCTATCGCATATGAAACAGTACAATTAGAAAACCGTTCTTTACCATTACTTGCACCTATGAGTGAAGTAGCTGGTCGTATGGCTGCACAAATCGGTGCGCAATTCCTTGAGAAAAACAAAGGCGGTAAAGGTATCTTACTTGCAGGTGTTCCAGGAGTTAAACGTGGTAAAGTAACAATTATCGGTGGTGGACAAGCTGGTACAAATGCTGCTAAAATTGCAGTTGGACTAGGTGCGGATGTAACAATCATCGACTTAAGTGCAGAACGTCTTCGTCAATTAGATGACATTTTCGGAAACCAAGTAAAAACTTTAATGTCTAATCCTTACAATATTGCAGAAGCTGTAAAAGAATCTGATCTTGTAATCGGTGCAGTATTAATCCCAGGTGCAAAGGCTCCAAAACTTGTAACAGAAGAAATGATTAAATCAATGGAACAAGGTTCTGTTGTTGTAGATATCGCGATTGACCAAGGTGGTATTTTCGAAACAACTGACCGTATTACAACTCATGATAACCCAACTTATGAAAAACACGGCGTTGTTCATTATGCAGTTGCAAACATGCCAGGTGCGGTTCCACGTACATCAACTCTTGCATTAACAAACGTAACAGTACCATATGCAGTACAAATTGCTAACAAAGGCTACAAAGAAGCTTGCCTAGGCAACACTGCATTATTAAAAGGTATTAATACATTAGAAGGCTATGTAACATTCGAAGCAGTTGCAGAAGCTCACGGTGTAGAGTACAAGGGTGCTAAAGAATTATTAGAAGCAGAAACAGTATCTTGCTAA
- a CDS encoding nicotinate phosphoribosyltransferase, with amino-acid sequence MNHYKDDSYALHTDLYQINMAYTYWKDGIHTRRSVFDLYFRKLPFENGYAVFAGLEKIVEYIENFSFTESDIAYLAELQFEEDFLHYLQNMKFTGTIRSMQEGEVVFNNEPLLRVDAPLGEAQIIETALLNIVNYQTLIATKAARMKHAANNDELLEFGTRRAHEFDAALWGTRAAFIGGFSSTSNVRAGKRFGIPVAGTHAHSFVQAYRDEYVAFKKYAETHKKCVFLVDTYDTLKSGVPNAIRVAKEFGDRIDFYGIRLDSGDMAYLSKEARKQLDAAGFTNTKIIASSDLDEYTIMHLKSQGAKIDVWGVGTKLITSFEQPALGAVYKLVAIEDTDGKLNDTIKISSNPEKITTPGLKRVYRIINRVNDHAEGDYIALESEEPGKEERLKMFHPVHTYISKFVTSFEARELHQDIFINGKRAYELPNILDIQKYNERSLSLFWEEYMRTLNPEEYPVDLSQECWDHKMNYIQTVREQVEKNIQK; translated from the coding sequence ATGAATCATTATAAAGACGATAGTTACGCCTTACATACAGATTTATATCAAATCAACATGGCTTATACATATTGGAAAGATGGTATTCATACTCGCCGTTCTGTTTTTGATCTATACTTTCGAAAGCTTCCATTCGAAAACGGCTATGCTGTTTTTGCTGGTCTTGAAAAAATTGTAGAGTACATAGAAAATTTCAGCTTTACCGAAAGTGACATCGCTTATTTAGCAGAGCTGCAATTTGAAGAAGACTTCCTTCATTATTTACAAAACATGAAATTTACTGGCACGATTCGTAGTATGCAAGAAGGCGAAGTTGTTTTTAATAACGAACCATTATTACGTGTTGATGCACCGCTTGGCGAGGCACAAATAATTGAAACCGCCCTCTTAAATATTGTAAATTACCAAACATTAATTGCTACAAAAGCTGCACGTATGAAGCACGCTGCAAATAATGATGAGCTTTTAGAGTTCGGTACAAGACGAGCTCATGAGTTTGATGCTGCCCTTTGGGGAACACGAGCTGCCTTTATTGGTGGTTTTTCATCTACAAGTAACGTTCGCGCAGGGAAACGATTTGGCATCCCTGTAGCTGGCACACATGCCCATTCTTTCGTTCAAGCATATCGCGATGAATATGTTGCATTTAAAAAATATGCTGAAACACATAAAAAATGTGTATTTCTTGTCGATACATACGACACATTAAAATCTGGTGTTCCAAATGCGATTCGTGTTGCAAAAGAGTTCGGGGATCGTATCGATTTTTATGGCATTCGCCTTGATAGTGGTGATATGGCATATTTATCAAAGGAGGCCAGAAAACAACTTGATGCAGCTGGGTTTACAAACACAAAAATTATCGCTTCTAGCGATTTAGATGAATATACGATTATGCACTTGAAATCTCAAGGGGCAAAAATTGATGTATGGGGTGTTGGTACAAAGCTGATTACATCCTTTGAGCAGCCAGCATTAGGGGCTGTTTATAAACTAGTCGCTATTGAAGATACTGACGGAAAATTAAATGATACGATTAAGATTTCATCTAATCCTGAAAAAATTACAACCCCAGGACTTAAACGAGTTTATCGTATTATTAACCGTGTTAACGATCATGCAGAGGGCGATTATATTGCTTTAGAGTCAGAAGAACCCGGAAAAGAAGAGCGTTTAAAAATGTTTCATCCAGTTCATACATATATAAGTAAATTCGTAACAAGCTTTGAAGCACGCGAACTACATCAAGATATTTTCATTAACGGTAAAAGAGCGTATGAATTACCTAATATATTAGATATTCAAAAGTATAATGAACGCAGCCTCTCACTATTTTGGGAAGAGTATATGCGAACTTTAAACCCAGAAGAGTACCCTGTCGATTTAAGCCAAGAATGTTGGGATCATAAAATGAATTATATTCAAACTGTTCGAGAACAGGTTGAAAAAAACATACAAAAATAA
- a CDS encoding heavy metal translocating P-type ATPase has product MAEALVKKKLMLEGLDCANCAMKIEKGVGNIEGVTSCSVNFATKTMLLETPQNKENQVVTEAKQLVTKLEPHIKVQEEQKTKSVKEVFVLEGLDCANCAMKIENKVKEMPTISEATVDFVSKKLRVEVANKRELESTVQNIKNVVQKLEPDVKVVREEEKGHDHDHGDGNVKKMIGRLVVGGILTGIAALAGLPQMITIPLFVLAYLLIGGDIVWRAVRNITRGQVFDENFLMAIATLGAFAIQQYPEAVAVMLFYQVGELFQSIAVNRSRKSITSLMDIRPDYANVKVGNETKQVSPEDVQIGEYIIVKPGEKVPLDGKVVEGTSMMDTSALTGESVPREVEVGNDVLSGFVNQNGVLIVEVTKEFGESTVSKILDLVQNASSKKAPTENFITKFARYYTPVVVITAAIMAFIPPLILEGATFSDWIYRALVFLVISCPCALVVSIPLGFFGGIGGASKSGILVKGSNYLEALNDVKYIVFDKTGTLTKGVFKVTKMEPSEGITAEELLEYAAFAEVYSNHPIAQSIRNAYGKSIDENAIEDYSEISGHGTVVKVQGKEIFAGNAKLMSKENITFKQPNTVGTLVHVAVDGKYAGYIVISDEVKEDSKQAIQKLKELGIKKTVMLTGDAKSVGEAVGKELGLDEVHAELLPHQKVEEIEKIDAAKRGKEKIAFVGDGINDTPVLARADVGIAMGGLGSDAAIEAADIVIMTDEPSKIVTAVKIAKRTRSIVWQNIIFALGVKGLVLLLGAFGIATMWEAVFSDVGVTLLAVLNAMRVLRVKDL; this is encoded by the coding sequence ATGGCAGAAGCATTAGTGAAAAAGAAACTTATGCTAGAAGGTTTAGATTGTGCAAATTGTGCAATGAAAATTGAAAAAGGTGTTGGGAATATAGAAGGGGTAACATCTTGTTCCGTAAACTTTGCAACAAAAACGATGCTTTTAGAAACACCGCAAAATAAAGAAAATCAAGTTGTTACGGAAGCGAAGCAACTTGTTACAAAATTAGAGCCACATATTAAAGTGCAAGAAGAGCAAAAAACAAAATCAGTAAAAGAAGTATTTGTATTAGAAGGCTTAGACTGTGCAAATTGTGCAATGAAGATTGAAAATAAGGTAAAGGAAATGCCAACAATTTCAGAAGCGACTGTTGATTTCGTATCAAAGAAATTACGAGTAGAAGTTGCAAATAAACGAGAACTTGAATCGACTGTACAAAATATAAAAAATGTTGTTCAAAAGTTAGAGCCTGATGTAAAAGTTGTTCGTGAAGAGGAAAAAGGACACGACCATGATCATGGTGATGGAAATGTGAAAAAGATGATAGGACGATTAGTAGTCGGTGGAATTTTGACAGGAATTGCTGCGTTAGCCGGATTACCGCAAATGATAACAATTCCATTATTCGTCCTTGCTTATTTATTAATAGGTGGAGATATCGTTTGGAGAGCGGTAAGAAACATAACTCGCGGCCAAGTGTTCGATGAAAACTTTTTAATGGCAATTGCAACTTTAGGAGCTTTCGCGATTCAACAATATCCAGAAGCGGTAGCAGTTATGCTATTTTACCAAGTAGGGGAACTGTTCCAAAGTATTGCAGTAAATCGTTCTCGAAAATCAATTACGTCATTAATGGATATTCGTCCTGACTATGCGAATGTGAAAGTTGGAAACGAAACGAAACAAGTATCACCAGAAGATGTGCAAATTGGTGAGTATATTATCGTAAAACCAGGTGAAAAAGTACCGTTAGACGGGAAAGTAGTTGAGGGAACATCAATGATGGATACTTCAGCGTTAACAGGTGAGTCTGTACCGAGGGAAGTAGAAGTTGGTAATGACGTATTAAGTGGTTTTGTAAACCAAAATGGTGTATTAATTGTCGAAGTTACAAAAGAGTTTGGTGAATCCACTGTATCGAAAATTTTAGACTTAGTACAAAATGCAAGTAGCAAAAAAGCGCCAACAGAAAACTTTATTACAAAGTTTGCACGTTATTATACTCCTGTTGTAGTTATAACAGCAGCAATAATGGCATTTATTCCACCACTTATTTTAGAGGGTGCTACATTCTCCGATTGGATTTATAGAGCTTTAGTGTTCTTAGTAATCTCTTGTCCATGTGCGCTCGTTGTATCGATTCCTCTTGGATTCTTTGGCGGTATTGGTGGGGCATCTAAAAGTGGTATTTTAGTAAAAGGAAGTAACTATTTAGAAGCATTGAATGATGTGAAATATATCGTTTTTGATAAAACAGGAACATTAACAAAAGGTGTCTTTAAAGTTACGAAGATGGAGCCTAGTGAAGGTATCACAGCTGAAGAGCTATTAGAATATGCAGCATTTGCAGAAGTATATTCAAATCATCCGATTGCACAATCTATTCGAAATGCATATGGAAAATCAATCGATGAAAATGCTATTGAAGACTATAGTGAAATTTCTGGTCATGGTACGGTTGTAAAAGTACAAGGAAAAGAAATTTTCGCAGGTAATGCTAAATTAATGAGCAAAGAAAACATTACATTTAAGCAACCGAATACAGTAGGTACACTAGTTCATGTTGCTGTAGATGGTAAATATGCAGGGTATATTGTTATCTCTGATGAGGTAAAAGAGGATTCAAAACAAGCAATTCAAAAGTTAAAAGAACTAGGTATTAAGAAGACAGTCATGTTAACTGGTGATGCAAAATCAGTCGGGGAAGCTGTTGGTAAAGAATTAGGTTTAGATGAAGTTCATGCCGAATTATTACCACACCAAAAAGTAGAAGAAATCGAAAAAATTGATGCAGCAAAACGCGGTAAAGAAAAGATTGCATTCGTCGGTGATGGTATTAATGATACGCCAGTACTAGCAAGGGCAGACGTTGGTATTGCGATGGGCGGCTTAGGGTCAGATGCAGCAATTGAAGCTGCTGACATCGTTATTATGACTGATGAGCCTTCAAAAATTGTGACAGCAGTAAAAATTGCAAAACGTACACGTAGCATCGTATGGCAAAATATTATATTTGCATTAGGGGTAAAAGGGTTAGTGTTATTACTCGGCGCCTTTGGTATTGCAACAATGTGGGAAGCAGTCTTCTCAGATGTTGGTGTGACGTTACTTGCAGTATTAAATGCAATGCGTGTACTACGAGTAAAAGATTTATAA
- a CDS encoding class I SAM-dependent methyltransferase, giving the protein METKVVVGAEGYNNNPGWLHTNEKELHLLKRETWLNKFQPNSLSVILAEHVWEHLSYEEGIEAAKVCYEFLEDSGYIRCAVPDAFFQNEEYQRGVQVGGPGPLDHPAASHKIVHNYKTIISMFEAAGFQVKLLEYCDENGQFHYSDWEENGGFIYRSKRFDHRNQDGKLGFASLIVDAVKVNK; this is encoded by the coding sequence ATGGAGACGAAAGTTGTCGTTGGAGCAGAGGGATATAATAATAACCCAGGGTGGTTACATACGAATGAAAAAGAATTACATTTATTAAAAAGAGAAACGTGGCTTAATAAATTTCAGCCTAATTCTTTATCAGTAATTTTGGCTGAGCACGTATGGGAGCATTTATCGTATGAAGAAGGTATAGAAGCAGCTAAAGTTTGTTATGAGTTTTTAGAAGATAGTGGATATATTCGCTGTGCAGTGCCGGATGCATTTTTCCAAAATGAAGAGTATCAGCGTGGTGTGCAAGTGGGAGGACCTGGCCCGTTAGATCATCCAGCTGCAAGTCATAAAATTGTACATAACTACAAAACGATTATATCTATGTTTGAAGCAGCAGGTTTTCAAGTAAAGCTTTTAGAATACTGTGATGAGAATGGCCAGTTTCATTATAGTGATTGGGAAGAGAACGGTGGATTTATTTATCGATCGAAACGTTTTGATCATAGAAATCAAGATGGTAAATTAGGATTTGCTTCGTTAATTGTGGATGCAGTAAAAGTTAATAAATAA